A window of Strigops habroptila isolate Jane chromosome 5, bStrHab1.2.pri, whole genome shotgun sequence genomic DNA:
tCTGACTGAGCATCCACTCCCTGCTCATTTGAGGGCTGGGAATGCTGTAGCTCAGGTTCCTACTTGTTATAATGATGCTCTCACAACTCCTGTGGTTTGTCTAGAGCGGCCTTCACTAAAAAAACAAGGAAGTGGATCCCTTGCATGCCGTAAACACCAGTTCAGTTTCTATGaccatctccttttctctttggaaatgaaaagtaCTGTGAGCACAAAGTTTAATgatggattttgttttcatggcaGCCTCAATGTCCTGGAGCTCCCGATTCTGCAACCGCTTCCCCTCAGTCCTCTGGCAGACCCAACGCAGGGAGCCATCAGCTTCCTCGCGGTTATATTCCAATTCCTGTGATCCATGAAAACATCCAGCGGCAACCAGCGCAAGTGTACCACCAGGCACAGAAGACACACTACCCTGCCCAGCAGAGCGAATTCCAAGCCCACCAACCAGTGTTCCACAAAATCCAACCAGAGGAGAGGGAGCCGAAGACAACGCGAGCGCAGTCTCCATTCAGGATGGCCCAGAGAGGCTCCTCGAGCCGTGACAGTTCACCAGCCAGAGTTACCACCCAGATacagcccccagcacccatcagaGTGCAGACAGTTGTAGACAGACCCCAGGTACGTAGAGCGGGGAAGGGACTTACAGGCCAGGTAGTTTGTTCAGTGTAAAGCTGAGAAATCAGCTCGTGCTGATGTGAAGCAGTCTCTGTTCTGGATTTAAACAAGCAGGGAGATGCTGAGATGATACTGGCAGCAAGTGGCCTTTCCATTTAGCAGGAGTGTGGAGTTCGTGGATCCCTGAAGTCTGATTTAGCACACAGTTTGATTTTCCTCTGATCAGAATATAATGTGGTGTAATGACACTGAGGTCACTGATGTTGCATTATGCTTGTGAGAAGAAAATCAGGTCTGTAGGATTTGTGGCATCTATGTAAATACACTTCATTGATGTCTCAGAAGCATTTAGGATAGCATCAGGTGCACAGAGTAATTTTAGTTCTGAAGAAGGGATCAGCAAACCCTAGTCTTAGAGCATTTTATTCTTCCTATAGGAAGCATGCTCTTGCTCACAGAACCTGTTGCTCATTGAAGCCTTTATCCATGTTAAAATTCTTACTAAAACTACAAAACCTTCTGGGAATTTGACAAGTGTGAGTGTGTGGAAGGGTGTGTTATAAAAACAAGCCTTGATTTCCTCTCTGGAGAGATTTCACATTAAAACTGACAGCAGAACTAGGCTAATAGTGTTGAAAACCCAGGAGGTAGTACAAAACAATGAAGACTTCAGATGTAATGGCATATCCCAGGTTATaatgctcatttatttttatggatgAGAACTGGAGCTCCCTCATCAAACTTTACGTTCAGTGGGTAAAGCAGTAACAGATTGTCAGTGTAGGCCATTTACTTACTTGGTCTAAGTATAATGTAGGTATTTTACTTAAGCCTTTTAAATCCATGTGGATTTAAAGATTAAAGATTAAATCCAGGTGGATCTAGTAGCACCTTTCCAAAATCACTGTATATGTGCAAGAGTAAGTGAAGGGGGTGGCAGATGGAAAATACAGAGCTCATGAATTGCAGTTTTCTGCTAAGATTTCCAAACTAATCTCAATTGCAAGAGGTTTCTGATCTGATGACTGTTAAAGCTCTAGTAATCCCAGGATTGTCTCTAATCACTACAGTGTAATAAGATTGACATAGTAACCTATGTGTGTAAATACTCTAAAgataaaaacagtaaaaataagcaCAAGCAACAAAAGGAATGTCCTGAAAATAGAAATGGGGTGAGAATAGCTCAAAATGTGGTTAAAACTCAGCAAAGCAGTTAGCTTTTCAAGAAGCACCAGCTCTCAGTTAGTGACATGCTGAGGATGAAATCTTGACTGTGCTGCAGTCAGCTACAGCAAGTCTTACTGACTTAGAGCAGGTGAGGGCTTTGCTCTAGGGTCTTATAAAACCGCTTGTAGGGCTGATTTCAGTGAGCGTGGGCAGGTTGGTTTATTGTCTCTGAGAGTTGTCTGGTGCTTGTAATCTGCAATAGCTTGAAAACAATAAGTGAACTCTTCAGCACAGtgcttttttaatgttaaaacaataaaattcaGCAGTGCCCAGGGAAGATGAGTCATCTGGGGGGTGTGAAGATTGCACTTCTAGAAGTACAGACAACTGGAAGTTAGGTTACTACTTCTTTAGACAGAAATAAGGAGCATTGGTCATTGTGTCTCAACACAAACTTGCCTTGTGCTCACCAGGTTTCTCAGCAACAACAAGTCCCACCTCAAGAGCCACCAAGACCATCCCCTGAAATCAAACCTGAGAACAAGGCAGTCCCACCACCCGCAGCTGAGGCACCGTCACCATATATCCCAATTCAGGTCACCCACCAAGAGCCGGATACTAAACTACCACCCCAGAAGCCTCCAGCCATGGCAGAGAAAGCTGATAAAAAGGTTCCTGCCCCAGCTAAGGTGGTTCCCCCGCAGGAAAGGCCTCCTCCTCCTGAAGAAGTGGCAGCACCGAAGACGGTGGAAACAGGAGAACCTCAAAAGCATCCTGGTGTGTTGAAAGTGGAGGCAATTCTGGAGAAAGTACAAATGCTCGAGCAGGCAGTCAACTCCTTTGAAGgcaagaaaaatgacaaaaaatacTTGATGATCGAAGAGTATTTGACCAAAGAGTTGCTAGCCCTAGACTCAGTGGACCCTGAGGGTCGTGCAGATGTGCGCCAGGCCAGGAGAGATGGTGTAAGGAAGGTCCAGAATATTTTGGAAAGACttgaacagaaagcagaagatgtCCCAGAACCTGTTCAAGTTGATGGACTTCAGCCAAATTTGCCAGAGCCAAAACCACCACAGGAAATCATGGAGATTGAACCTGTGGTAGTCAAGAGCAAAGGAGATACCAGTAATAAAGATGCTAAAGAGGAAACCAAAATGGAAAGACATCAGCCTGAAACTAAGGAAGAAGTGTTTACCAATCTCACCACTACGACAAACACATCTAATAACCCAACTGAACCATAGCCACGTGCGGAACTTAAAATCTCTCAGACTTTATAACTGAAAGTGTGTTTAAGTGAATTTTAAGTTGCATGCATTTCCAGAGCTCTTTTCAACTGGTTTTTAATCAACATAGCAGCTTGGGACACAGTAAACACTttgtgggggaaggagggagctaGAAAGAAAGTAATGCATTTATCCTTTATTCTTACACTATGTAAAAGACATCAAAATTAAACCCTGTATGTTAATCACTTTCAGAtcagagtaaaaaaaacccaaagcgAGTACTTCAGGGTTAATCTTGATGTGTGTTGTTGAGGGTGTATTCTTCTGCAGGTGATTTTTGTAAAATCAGAGGCCTGCACTGTCAGAATACCAGTCCTTCTCCAAGTGTAGCCACTCTTAAcagtaatgtttttatttctaatgttcACAGTTGGGCACTTTAAGTAATGATGGATAGAAAGTGTGTAAGAAACTGTAGGGATATTTATATGTGTGCAGGACTTCAATGCTATATTTtaagagggaaataaaataatatagaAGCCTAATTTAGTCTCGTGATTTTATAAGCTGGAAATGGAAGGGCAGTCATGGGTTTCAAATGCATTCCTCTAAACACAGGTTTCTTTTAGTACACTGCTGTAGTTGAACTCTGACAGCTGCTTTCTCATCAGGACCAAAATGCACCTTTCTCCATTCACTTTGCTCCCTTTTAATGTTGTTGCTGTATCACATATGTGGATTGAGGAGAGAACTTGGCTTagcatttcttgttttttttccttccccctccttctgCCTTGGGAATCACcatttactgtgagggtgctgaggcactggcacaggttgctcagagaagtggtaaatgctccatccctggcagtgttcaaggccaggttggacagagccttgggcaacagggtctaatgtgaggtgttcctgcccatggcaggggggttggaactggatgatcttaaggtcctttccaacccaaaccattctgtgattctgtgattctgtgacttaaCAGAAATGTTGACAACATGAAGCAATCAGTATCTACTGCTATTGTCTACAGAAATTTACTTTACAGCATCTTAACTTGTTCTGCAATGTCAGTAGTCTTTTATTAACAATTACTTCTGAGTTTCCAGCCAAACACACTTTGTGTTCAATATGATGAAAGGTAGTGTAGCCTCCTGTGAGCAGTTTAGGCAATACTTCATGGTGGTTTGAAGTGATTAGCAACTTACACTTAAGCAAGGGacctaaaatgtatttcagctACATCCATGTaaaatggaagcagcagagtCAGCCCAGTGAAGTGAGTgcaagggaggaaggggggcTCCTAACCAAACTCCAGAAGTTACCTTTGACTTGCATTTGTAAAATGAACAAATCTTTTCTTAACCTGACAGCCTGTGTTTATGAGGAAAATAGCTGCTCAAGGCAATTGATTACATATTGAATTACATACACTCTGACTCATGAGATTAGTTGGGAAATTAGGTTTAAATGCATCCAAAACCTGGTTTTAAAAGGCAGGTTGAAAGTGATCATCTAGAACTGTcactcttttattttaaaataactataacatgttattttattaattacaaTGCAACAAGTGTTTTGAAATAACAGCTGAACTGTCTGCTTAGCTGTAGGTAGAAGGCTGATGCttcttttagtttcattttgaTAGTCAACAACACCGTGTAAGAATACGCAATGTCTTGTAACCGTTTGGCTACTCCAGCTTTTGGAGCAGCATTGTAGGCATTCTAGCAGAAGAGGTATGAAAGTTCATCTGCCTGCATAATTGTTGTATGAACTCACTTCAGTGACACATCCCTCCTGCAGGATTACATTTCAGTTGAGGACACGGTTCTCTGACATCATGTAACAAAAATACTTAAATCAGGGAAAATCAGCTATGGGTCCTTCCAGTCAAGCTATGAGCAAGGTCTGTGGGAGGCATGAGGCCCTATCTCTTCTGGTTTCTCTTCGGAGCCCACTAAAGTAATCCAGATCAAACCTACCTCCTTAGCTGAGGTGGCAATGAGGCAATTCAGATTACGGTATAAAACCATAGCATTTAGAGGAAGTTAAGCAGGTGCCAtccttttaaaacatgtcaTCTGCTGCTAATGGAGCCTGATTCATGTTATACTATTCGATGTTGGGCAGAGTAGGTGGAGTCAAGTTTAATTACAAGTGTTTGTaggggttttctgtttggttggttttaagAATTAAAGCTACAGGTTGAGTTTCACTCCGCTAAGTGGGACTTGAAAAGTTGGTTATTGAAGTGAGTGATACTACTGCAGAATTAGGTACCACTCAAAATGAAGTAAGGTTTCATGATCTGGCCTAATAAGGGAAAGTGCATTTAGCTGCCTGGCTGGAAGACTGTTGCTCTGAGTCATAGTCtctctttgtttcctctcttgCTCAAGAGTACACTACACCCAGCCCAGCATATATGTCTCGACACATCAGCAGAGCTACCAATTCTGCATatgggctgggaggagggagtAGAAAAGGAGGAAGTGGATGAAGATTCCCACCCCTTCCCTGTAAGCTTATGACCTACTCTGCGGGGCCTGTTTGCTGCCTTGCGATGGGACCAGTGATGTGGGTagctggcagaggagaggaaaaggattCTTCATTAACTTGTTCTTCTGCAGTACAGTACTGGCTGGTCTCTGGCTTGACCCTGAGTAAGTAACTGGGAACTTGGCTTTGAAACTCAGGTAGAAAGTAATTGCAGTTTTAATACTAACGATAAGAATGACATTACATTGCGTTACTGTTCAAATACAGCTGTGCACAACAAATGCAGATGTGCTGTGGAATACAAGGCGTTCAAATACACACACTGCAtttgcaaaaatacaaaaatacccCAAAGATTTTCATTaggacaaaaataaagctgcCTGTTACTCATTTTGGGTAA
This region includes:
- the BAG3 gene encoding BAG family molecular chaperone regulator 3, producing the protein MAVVLPQFIPLTFRVEWSKSGRNPSPVGACVDAAEPTELLTPSQPRPFPRGVWTVLEESQSSANGPSRDSPKQPPAREVNMGYPKLRAGYIPIPVIHEGIDGRQQHPCFSAPQPNVQWYKTEAVPTTVQAQPPLRGAYAGPESPPRGPAEASQADKQCGQTPAAAAAPAPAAHGPEPQCPGAPDSATASPQSSGRPNAGSHQLPRGYIPIPVIHENIQRQPAQVYHQAQKTHYPAQQSEFQAHQPVFHKIQPEEREPKTTRAQSPFRMAQRGSSSRDSSPARVTTQIQPPAPIRVQTVVDRPQVSQQQQVPPQEPPRPSPEIKPENKAVPPPAAEAPSPYIPIQVTHQEPDTKLPPQKPPAMAEKADKKVPAPAKVVPPQERPPPPEEVAAPKTVETGEPQKHPGVLKVEAILEKVQMLEQAVNSFEGKKNDKKYLMIEEYLTKELLALDSVDPEGRADVRQARRDGVRKVQNILERLEQKAEDVPEPVQVDGLQPNLPEPKPPQEIMEIEPVVVKSKGDTSNKDAKEETKMERHQPETKEEVFTNLTTTTNTSNNPTEP